One genomic segment of Alkalimarinus alittae includes these proteins:
- a CDS encoding DNA phosphorothioation-associated protein 4 → MLSGQMGDNGWLKLNVRRDRKHERIVELLCQTKTNGKSVFSYNKDLMVFAAMVGYSHGSRKPISGDGISIILETYSSDQKDAFIYLIALMTERDGTILKDERLPEAIKIFEEYCNAGLEKITLWIDENPGDPTGVEPLINKIWEKVIKNESSTLDQISPEDVDVEF, encoded by the coding sequence ATGCTTAGCGGTCAAATGGGAGATAACGGTTGGCTGAAGCTTAACGTGAGACGTGATCGTAAGCACGAGAGAATTGTTGAATTGCTCTGTCAAACTAAAACGAATGGTAAAAGTGTGTTTTCATACAATAAGGACCTTATGGTTTTTGCGGCCATGGTAGGTTACTCGCATGGATCAAGAAAGCCTATCTCTGGCGATGGCATTAGCATTATTTTAGAAACTTACTCAAGCGATCAAAAAGATGCGTTTATCTACCTTATTGCTTTAATGACTGAAAGAGACGGTACAATATTAAAAGATGAGCGTCTTCCTGAAGCGATAAAAATATTTGAAGAATATTGTAATGCTGGCTTGGAAAAAATTACTTTGTGGATAGACGAAAATCCTGGTGATCCTACTGGTGTGGAACCTCTAATAAATAAAATTTGGGAAAAAGTAATTAAGAATGAATCGTCGACCTTAGACCAAATTTCCCCGGAGGATGTTGATGTTGAGTTTTGA
- a CDS encoding DNA phosphorothioation-associated putative methyltransferase, with the protein MDFQDYKKLVGKLKIGKKLPDAIYLHKSALTEVDSTLLSLTTRIASALKIEPVDWNIVKYYRSDFKIALLNYPSFDDYAYPALSKSHTIDLNKLSLRAASYIESKNPPILHRKETFLAPGDERIERFSQHTLEGEKIGLYENTKTIGFKQHWERLIKKKSHYLDEKGHLHPLTEKPIQQSEYDDSVEIERHKTAITRDQLSQPMQILARHEYLNGDYSVFDYGCGQGDDLRELEAHGIDAIGWDPVHAPEVDPTPANIVNLGFVLNVIEDRAERDDTLRKAHKLAEQMLIVSVMVAGESVISQFRPYKDGVITSRNTFQKYYAQSEIRYYIEHTLGQNSVPVGQGIFIVFKDKTEEQRFLLERQFIHRSWQQKTQRIVIKQDKPIAKDLIQNDQALFDDFWETCLDLGRVPANDEFEFSDQIRRVAGSHAKAHSALIDHYGDELFQEAQSKRKDDLLVYFALSLFEKRQTQTKMPNSLKRDIKAFFRNHASAICESKELLFSVGNNEVIEQACISAYEQFKCGEFNDGHSYIFVKELLNEAPKELRVYVGCAVQLYGDLEGIQLIKAHMRSGKVTLLGYKNWETDTPLLIERIKIKMREQDVDFFDYVGEYKPVPLENRSMF; encoded by the coding sequence ATGGATTTCCAAGATTATAAAAAACTTGTTGGTAAGCTTAAAATTGGTAAGAAGCTACCTGATGCAATTTATTTACATAAGTCCGCACTGACTGAAGTTGACTCAACTCTACTTAGCCTGACAACACGTATCGCTTCGGCTCTTAAAATAGAACCTGTCGACTGGAATATTGTTAAGTATTATCGTTCAGATTTTAAAATCGCGCTTCTTAATTACCCTAGCTTTGATGATTACGCCTACCCTGCTCTGTCAAAAAGCCATACGATCGACTTAAATAAGCTAAGTTTGCGTGCAGCCTCGTATATCGAGTCTAAAAACCCACCAATATTGCATCGAAAGGAAACGTTTTTAGCCCCAGGTGATGAACGTATTGAAAGGTTTAGCCAACACACTCTTGAAGGTGAGAAAATTGGTCTTTACGAAAACACTAAAACTATTGGGTTTAAACAACACTGGGAACGGTTAATAAAAAAGAAAAGCCACTACCTAGACGAAAAAGGTCACTTGCACCCACTAACCGAAAAGCCTATTCAGCAGAGTGAGTATGATGATAGCGTCGAAATAGAGCGGCATAAAACAGCTATTACTCGTGACCAACTGTCTCAACCAATGCAAATTTTAGCGAGGCATGAGTATCTTAATGGCGACTATTCAGTTTTTGATTATGGCTGCGGACAAGGCGATGATTTACGAGAATTAGAAGCTCACGGAATTGATGCTATAGGCTGGGATCCAGTCCATGCCCCTGAGGTTGACCCAACTCCCGCAAATATAGTCAACCTAGGCTTTGTTCTCAACGTAATAGAAGATCGCGCTGAACGAGATGACACACTAAGAAAAGCTCATAAACTTGCCGAACAAATGCTTATAGTGTCTGTAATGGTCGCAGGTGAAAGCGTGATCAGCCAGTTTCGTCCATATAAAGATGGCGTTATTACTAGCAGAAATACTTTTCAAAAATACTACGCACAGTCTGAAATTCGCTATTACATAGAGCACACGCTAGGACAAAACTCCGTACCTGTGGGTCAAGGTATATTTATTGTTTTTAAAGACAAAACTGAGGAGCAACGCTTCTTACTAGAGCGGCAATTTATTCACCGTTCATGGCAACAGAAAACCCAACGAATTGTTATTAAACAAGATAAGCCGATAGCAAAAGACCTCATACAAAATGACCAAGCGCTTTTTGATGATTTCTGGGAGACATGTTTAGATTTAGGTCGCGTACCTGCAAACGACGAGTTTGAATTTAGCGATCAAATTCGGAGAGTTGCAGGCTCTCATGCCAAAGCTCACAGCGCATTAATAGATCACTATGGTGATGAGCTTTTTCAAGAAGCTCAGTCTAAACGCAAAGACGACTTACTCGTTTATTTTGCTCTCAGCTTATTCGAAAAAAGGCAAACTCAAACTAAAATGCCTAATAGTTTGAAACGAGATATTAAGGCATTTTTCAGAAATCATGCTTCCGCTATTTGTGAGTCTAAAGAGCTTCTATTTTCTGTAGGCAATAATGAAGTTATAGAGCAGGCATGCATCTCAGCCTACGAACAGTTTAAGTGCGGAGAGTTTAATGATGGACACAGCTATATTTTTGTTAAAGAACTATTGAATGAGGCACCTAAAGAGTTACGAGTCTATGTTGGTTGTGCTGTACAGCTCTATGGTGATTTAGAAGGCATACAACTAATAAAAGCCCATATGAGGTCTGGAAAAGTAACTCTTTTAGGTTATAAAAACTGGGAGACTGACACCCCACTCCTTATTGAGCGCATCAAAATTAAAATGCGCGAGCAGGATGTCGACTTTTTTGATTATGTTGGAGAGTATAAACCAGTGCCACTGGAGAACAGGTCTATGTTCTAG
- a CDS encoding DUF262 domain-containing protein produces MSKLKDIFKKINDEILLLPDFQRDYKWGMEKQRNLLSSLLLKFPIGSSLTLNGKSTDFAARKIGELKQTNQEEEFECEYLLDGQQRTTTLYNALNNTYCINDTVLKFTELTPDTEEQCKKELKSLLSKKANSIKVRWFLKLPDGSDSTNAISDLFGAKKLKFDSKAIDEYEPEDITEIIKEQRFDEKNTGVTKWYSPFYEISFLHRGKSQKQFATDFVENCASEGLLPLFLIGESTDNIKNRIITRVLEKIASKNSQAIKDHINDDFSKVEKYDIDGVFDEFDNMNQIKEAGADFNVLLDKVFESLEKTWVSDVYNYLLNDLYNDYELLSIKTNDIRRAIPIFCHLNEGGMKLDDFDLLAARAAKKEEGDTEPYSLSEVVRSIMVDKLALSDPLKYETNSSGFLDLKNFDSIEDGLPTSYVKSAILAVCSLLAHGKANQFFENSPIELTKDKAKSKALLSLSTMQIRDNIEIAVKAVLRALAFLTIRCGIYNAKKLHYTLMVQPIAFAFTKDEHWNTKESLDRIECWYWSSLFSGAYLYDQSTVVIQDINSLFRWLEGGGDKVIAARKAKVFEDSDYSSKALLTMQGGEPPREGIRLAILQFVLSKDPYDLISEGVARLRSYDVDENTKDVHFIGANLIHDHHLIPLDIRKGLGATSEKVRNDPGHILNSPLNRVYISADANGKIGSLDPIRYFKYLGEAGAYKSNILSSNQIPDNFTEINTESCDDDKVLEVIEKRFAMITEAVGSRLLELKTN; encoded by the coding sequence ATGAGTAAGTTAAAAGATATATTCAAAAAAATTAACGATGAAATTCTGCTGCTGCCTGATTTTCAGCGAGATTATAAGTGGGGCATGGAAAAACAGCGCAATTTATTGTCGTCACTTTTACTTAAGTTTCCGATTGGAAGTTCATTAACGCTTAATGGTAAGTCGACTGATTTTGCTGCAAGAAAGATAGGTGAGCTAAAGCAGACAAATCAAGAGGAAGAGTTTGAGTGTGAGTATCTTTTAGATGGGCAGCAAAGAACAACCACTTTGTACAACGCTTTAAATAATACCTATTGTATTAATGATACTGTTTTAAAATTTACTGAGCTGACACCCGATACTGAAGAGCAGTGTAAAAAAGAACTTAAATCACTGCTGTCAAAGAAGGCAAACTCAATAAAAGTACGATGGTTTCTTAAACTGCCTGATGGTTCTGACTCAACTAATGCTATATCTGACCTTTTTGGAGCTAAAAAATTAAAGTTTGACTCGAAGGCAATTGATGAGTATGAGCCGGAAGATATAACTGAAATTATTAAAGAGCAAAGGTTTGACGAAAAAAATACCGGCGTCACTAAGTGGTATTCACCTTTTTACGAAATTAGCTTTCTTCATCGGGGGAAAAGTCAGAAACAGTTTGCGACAGATTTTGTTGAAAATTGTGCTAGTGAGGGATTGTTGCCGTTATTTCTTATCGGCGAGTCTACGGATAATATAAAAAACCGAATTATTACTAGAGTTTTAGAAAAAATCGCAAGCAAAAATAGCCAGGCTATTAAAGATCATATAAATGATGATTTTAGCAAAGTTGAAAAGTATGACATTGATGGCGTGTTTGACGAGTTTGATAATATGAATCAAATCAAAGAAGCTGGTGCTGATTTTAATGTACTCCTAGATAAAGTATTTGAGTCATTAGAAAAAACGTGGGTAAGCGACGTCTATAACTACTTATTAAACGATCTTTATAATGACTACGAGCTTTTGAGCATTAAAACCAATGATATCAGGAGAGCTATACCCATATTTTGCCATTTGAATGAGGGAGGAATGAAGCTTGATGATTTTGATTTATTAGCAGCTAGAGCGGCAAAAAAAGAAGAGGGGGATACAGAACCGTATTCATTAAGTGAAGTTGTGCGTTCTATTATGGTTGACAAACTCGCTCTATCTGACCCTTTAAAGTATGAAACGAACTCTTCTGGCTTTTTAGACTTAAAAAACTTCGACTCTATAGAAGACGGGTTACCCACATCGTATGTTAAGAGCGCTATCTTGGCAGTATGCTCATTGCTTGCACATGGAAAAGCTAATCAGTTTTTCGAAAATAGCCCAATTGAGCTTACAAAAGATAAAGCAAAATCTAAAGCATTATTGAGTTTGTCTACAATGCAAATAAGGGACAATATTGAAATAGCAGTAAAAGCAGTTCTTAGGGCTTTAGCATTTCTAACCATTCGATGCGGGATTTATAATGCGAAGAAGCTTCATTATACTTTGATGGTTCAGCCAATAGCTTTTGCTTTTACTAAAGATGAGCACTGGAATACTAAAGAGTCATTGGACCGCATAGAGTGTTGGTATTGGTCTAGTTTATTTTCCGGAGCTTATCTCTATGATCAAAGTACTGTCGTTATACAAGATATAAATAGCTTGTTCAGGTGGTTAGAGGGTGGTGGTGATAAGGTTATTGCAGCTAGGAAGGCTAAGGTTTTTGAAGACAGCGATTATAGTTCTAAAGCACTATTAACGATGCAGGGGGGGGAGCCACCTAGGGAAGGCATTCGACTTGCAATCCTGCAGTTTGTGCTTAGTAAAGATCCCTATGATTTGATTTCGGAAGGGGTGGCGCGCTTAAGATCTTATGACGTTGATGAGAATACAAAAGATGTTCACTTTATAGGAGCAAATTTGATACATGATCATCACTTGATACCTCTTGATATTAGAAAGGGGTTGGGTGCAACCTCTGAAAAAGTACGGAATGATCCTGGTCATATATTAAATAGCCCGCTAAACCGTGTTTATATTTCTGCTGATGCTAATGGAAAAATTGGCTCACTCGATCCGATTAGGTATTTTAAATATTTAGGTGAGGCAGGAGCATATAAATCTAACATTCTTAGCAGTAATCAAATCCCAGACAATTTTACTGAAATCAACACTGAAAGCTGTGACGATGATAAGGTGTTAGAAGTGATTGAGAAGAGGTTTGCGATGATAACTGAAGCAGTGGGGAGTCGATTATTAGAGCTAAAGACTAATTAA
- a CDS encoding DUF2780 domain-containing protein yields the protein MQKLVVASALILGISGTAQAGFFDSVLSDQSAAVEKVSQVVATEKSTATSPMTDSAMDMAAGLIPTLTQQLGVTETQAQGGMGSLLGMAKQSLSSGEFEQLGAGVPGMDTLLAAAPALSGGSKAGGLGSMLSGAGGLASSVGGMAQLTQQFEALGLSSDMIAQFANIAVQYFSQGGNATGGLLEKGLASILG from the coding sequence ATGCAAAAACTAGTGGTCGCTTCGGCCCTCATCTTAGGAATAAGCGGTACGGCGCAGGCCGGTTTTTTTGATTCAGTGTTGAGTGATCAATCGGCTGCAGTGGAGAAGGTCTCTCAGGTAGTAGCAACCGAGAAGAGTACAGCTACAAGCCCTATGACTGATTCTGCGATGGATATGGCTGCCGGTCTTATTCCCACGCTAACACAGCAACTGGGTGTGACAGAAACACAAGCTCAGGGCGGTATGGGTTCATTGTTGGGCATGGCAAAGCAATCTTTGTCTTCGGGTGAGTTCGAACAGTTGGGTGCTGGTGTTCCGGGGATGGATACACTGCTTGCGGCGGCTCCTGCACTTAGTGGTGGTAGCAAGGCCGGTGGACTGGGAAGTATGCTCTCCGGCGCGGGAGGTCTGGCATCATCTGTGGGTGGAATGGCTCAATTAACCCAGCAATTTGAAGCATTGGGGCTCAGCTCCGATATGATTGCGCAATTTGCAAATATTGCCGTTCAGTATTTTTCCCAAGGCGGGAATGCTACCGGTGGTTTACTGGAAAAAGGCCTGGCTTCTATTCTGGGTTAG
- a CDS encoding DUF6160 family protein, which yields MDTSTLLATSFLAIFTTSAVAELKAISDEGLSEISGQAYVSIDQTNHPTETNVEYTRVNVGMQVETLTRADKLELGTYHRWEHHPTNPSLNGTACHTCNGTEVGLEKVGSDILAEDFTLGYIHNEEYANRYKSVPMVAKYNQYGQLIKHDEGEIVPFEINDPFIEFARDKDTNDVIGVRIGFGDAKGILSGNILGLTGAIDVNIRDGVEELSEARKKQDGNIIESALTLLTPLLVAGGDLSAQAVLVDENGNPDAIRSSNIGMANGTEFTIAGADFLAATAVPILSDVGLLSSDSRAERVSWAGCGLFNLSPCYKIYVQSEDCAMLGIPTCFPLNNFQSLPIGKVKEINGRQYITDTVSGVFMSFQTRDVDWSTGPAGKQAMNEFVRATSGAFLNLPTGAVEVNLSEVYNGVQGVRREYIDRGVGLF from the coding sequence ATGGATACGTCTACGTTACTAGCCACATCATTTCTGGCGATATTTACAACAAGTGCCGTTGCAGAACTCAAAGCCATCTCTGATGAAGGTTTATCTGAAATATCAGGTCAGGCTTATGTATCGATAGATCAAACCAACCACCCTACTGAAACTAACGTTGAATACACCCGAGTTAACGTGGGAATGCAGGTCGAAACACTGACCCGCGCCGACAAACTAGAACTCGGCACCTATCATCGGTGGGAGCATCATCCCACCAATCCTAGTTTAAACGGTACCGCATGCCACACCTGCAACGGAACCGAAGTTGGGCTAGAAAAAGTAGGTTCAGATATCCTGGCTGAAGATTTCACCTTGGGCTACATACACAATGAAGAATACGCCAACCGCTATAAATCGGTGCCGATGGTGGCAAAATATAACCAATACGGTCAGCTGATAAAACATGATGAAGGCGAGATCGTTCCGTTTGAGATAAACGACCCCTTTATTGAATTTGCTCGTGATAAAGACACCAATGATGTGATTGGTGTAAGAATAGGCTTTGGCGACGCTAAAGGTATTTTATCGGGCAATATTCTCGGCTTAACAGGCGCGATTGATGTCAATATCCGAGATGGCGTTGAAGAATTATCAGAAGCTCGAAAAAAACAAGATGGCAACATCATTGAAAGTGCATTAACGCTGTTAACCCCTCTACTGGTAGCCGGTGGAGACTTAAGTGCACAAGCAGTACTCGTCGATGAAAATGGAAACCCTGACGCCATAAGGTCTTCAAATATTGGCATGGCAAACGGCACTGAATTCACAATAGCCGGCGCTGACTTTCTTGCAGCAACCGCCGTCCCTATCCTGTCTGATGTGGGTTTACTATCGAGCGACTCACGCGCAGAGCGTGTCAGCTGGGCCGGCTGCGGCCTGTTTAATTTATCCCCCTGCTATAAAATCTACGTTCAATCAGAAGACTGTGCAATGCTAGGTATCCCTACTTGCTTCCCGCTTAATAATTTCCAAAGTTTGCCCATCGGTAAAGTTAAAGAAATTAATGGGCGACAATATATAACGGATACCGTATCAGGCGTATTTATGTCTTTCCAAACACGAGATGTAGACTGGTCAACAGGCCCAGCCGGTAAGCAAGCCATGAATGAGTTTGTAAGGGCAACATCTGGCGCTTTTTTAAATCTGCCTACCGGTGCAGTAGAGGTGAATCTCAGCGAGGTTTATAACGGGGTGCAAGGCGTAAGGCGTGAGTATATTGATCGTGGAGTGGGCCTGTTTTAA
- a CDS encoding acetolactate synthase large subunit, with protein MLNGAQALMKTLVDAGVEVCFSNPGTSEMHFVAALDSEPKMKAVLALFEGVATGAADGYARMADKPAATLLHLGCGLGNGLANLHNARKGKVPVINIVGDHATHHVKYDAQLQSDIETIARNVSPGFVRTSQTTEALCKDAIDAITVARGLPGQVATLILPADVSWGEGAEPCSLPPKPPAPVADDAVVEEIAAAIRAGKKSAFLLGGRALREPSLLAAAKITANNGVKMFAETFPVRIERGAGIPPVERIAYLAELASIQLADIDNLILLDSKAPVSFFAYPGKKSYLVPDSCTVHTLANEEQDTTASLNKLAEALGATQATPALQKPKRPDSPSGKLTADKVCKAVGHYLPEDAIIVDEAITSGLMLNVMTEGAPRHDMLTLTGGAIGQGLPNAVGAAIACPDRPVLALIGDGTAMYTNQALWTMAREGLNVTSIIFNNASYSVLNIELERVGVDNVGEKAKSQLDLKGPVLNFSQIAQGMGVHGVRVSTGEELSKALEYALSHSGPHLIEVMVPESLSGVKRKVLPWLLKSLPKLPLPLTRSLKKKIAP; from the coding sequence ATGTTAAATGGGGCTCAAGCTCTTATGAAAACCCTGGTCGACGCTGGCGTAGAAGTATGCTTCTCTAACCCAGGCACCAGTGAAATGCATTTCGTTGCAGCACTCGACAGCGAACCCAAAATGAAAGCCGTACTCGCCCTGTTTGAAGGGGTCGCTACAGGTGCAGCCGATGGTTACGCGCGCATGGCAGATAAGCCCGCCGCCACGTTGCTGCATTTAGGGTGTGGCCTAGGCAATGGCTTGGCCAATTTACATAATGCTCGCAAAGGCAAAGTACCTGTTATTAATATCGTAGGCGATCATGCCACTCATCATGTGAAATACGACGCCCAATTGCAGTCAGATATTGAAACCATTGCCCGCAACGTGTCCCCAGGGTTCGTTCGCACCTCACAAACCACCGAAGCACTCTGTAAAGATGCCATTGATGCCATCACGGTAGCTCGGGGTTTACCAGGCCAAGTCGCCACGCTCATTCTACCCGCTGATGTGTCTTGGGGAGAAGGCGCAGAGCCTTGCTCACTGCCTCCTAAACCGCCCGCTCCGGTAGCAGATGATGCAGTGGTCGAAGAAATAGCCGCCGCGATTCGTGCAGGTAAAAAATCGGCATTTTTATTAGGCGGGCGCGCCCTGCGTGAACCTAGTCTGCTAGCAGCCGCTAAAATAACGGCTAACAACGGCGTTAAAATGTTTGCTGAAACCTTCCCTGTCCGTATTGAACGGGGTGCAGGCATACCACCGGTTGAGCGGATTGCCTACTTAGCAGAACTCGCCAGCATCCAACTGGCAGATATCGACAACCTCATACTGCTCGACAGTAAAGCCCCCGTCTCTTTCTTTGCCTACCCAGGTAAAAAAAGTTATCTAGTGCCAGACAGCTGTACCGTACACACTCTTGCAAACGAGGAACAAGACACCACAGCCAGCCTCAATAAACTCGCCGAGGCGTTGGGCGCGACGCAAGCAACACCCGCTTTACAGAAACCTAAACGCCCCGATAGCCCGAGTGGCAAACTCACTGCAGATAAAGTCTGTAAAGCCGTAGGGCATTACTTGCCAGAAGACGCCATTATTGTCGACGAAGCCATCACCTCAGGCTTGATGTTAAACGTCATGACCGAAGGCGCGCCGCGTCACGACATGCTCACCCTGACAGGAGGCGCTATAGGCCAAGGCTTACCCAATGCTGTTGGTGCAGCCATTGCCTGTCCAGATCGCCCTGTACTAGCACTGATTGGCGACGGCACAGCGATGTATACCAACCAAGCATTGTGGACCATGGCGCGTGAAGGATTAAATGTCACCAGCATTATTTTTAACAATGCCTCTTATTCAGTTCTGAATATTGAGTTGGAGCGGGTCGGTGTCGACAATGTCGGTGAAAAAGCGAAGTCTCAGCTCGACTTGAAAGGCCCAGTGCTAAATTTCTCACAGATCGCACAAGGCATGGGCGTTCACGGTGTAAGAGTGTCAACCGGTGAAGAATTAAGCAAAGCATTGGAGTACGCCTTGAGTCATTCGGGCCCCCACCTCATTGAAGTAATGGTGCCTGAGTCTTTAAGCGGCGTGAAGCGTAAAGTCTTGCCTTGGTTATTAAAATCTCTACCCAAACTACCGCTGCCGTTAACTCGGTCACTCAAGAAAAAGATAGCACCTTAA
- a CDS encoding FAD-dependent oxidoreductase, with translation MAKKITTDILVVGGGISGIVTALELLRAGKTVTLVDRDTPERLGGLALWAFGGMMLVDTPLQASMKIPDSPKRALRDWVRFGELDTHDTHAFNWAKYYVEHSRTEVYDWLTHEGIKFMPAVNWVERGLYGDGNSVPRYHVVWGTSRELTRTMIAAMHAANSENRLTLLHRHRISELVKQGDRVVGAVGINDETHEHIEFHASVVVMATGGLNGSHQECRTNWPEHRAIPDTMLNGAHPYADGKLHHEVENKLGGRIVNAGEMWNYAAGFPHPYPHFEGHGLSTIPCKSALWLNHKGERIGPKPLVTGFDTHALCQRVAEQEKPWTWHLLNWRIAIKEFAISGAEHNQRIRDKQFIRFVKDLLLGNQNLIKQMASESADFLVDDTLEGLSGKMNALTSSLDIDPTVLQATVDEFDANFDKGNQLENDDQIRSILHARQWGPDKLRTCKPAPLQKSGAGPFIAIRMQLITRKSLGGLCTDLDCKVLDREDQPIAGLYCVGEAAGFGGGGSNGKRSLEGTFLPGCIMTARSAARSIISDSVSATNL, from the coding sequence ATGGCTAAAAAAATAACAACAGATATATTGGTCGTAGGCGGCGGCATTAGCGGTATCGTCACCGCACTAGAGCTGTTACGTGCAGGAAAAACCGTTACGCTAGTTGACCGAGACACACCCGAACGGCTTGGGGGGCTAGCACTATGGGCCTTCGGCGGCATGATGTTAGTAGACACCCCACTGCAAGCGTCGATGAAAATACCCGACTCACCCAAGCGAGCGCTACGTGACTGGGTTCGCTTTGGTGAACTCGACACTCACGACACACACGCCTTCAACTGGGCAAAGTACTATGTTGAACACTCTCGTACTGAAGTATATGACTGGCTAACCCACGAAGGCATTAAATTTATGCCGGCGGTCAACTGGGTAGAGCGAGGACTGTATGGCGACGGCAATAGCGTACCTCGCTACCACGTCGTTTGGGGTACCTCTCGTGAACTCACCCGAACCATGATTGCCGCGATGCATGCCGCCAATAGCGAAAATCGACTTACGCTGTTACACCGGCACCGCATTTCTGAGCTGGTTAAACAAGGCGATCGCGTAGTCGGCGCAGTAGGCATCAATGATGAAACCCATGAGCATATAGAGTTTCATGCGTCTGTGGTCGTCATGGCGACCGGCGGCCTTAATGGCAGCCATCAAGAATGCCGCACTAACTGGCCAGAACACCGGGCAATACCCGACACCATGCTCAATGGTGCTCACCCCTATGCAGACGGCAAGCTGCATCATGAAGTAGAAAACAAACTGGGCGGTCGTATTGTTAATGCAGGTGAAATGTGGAATTACGCCGCTGGTTTTCCTCACCCTTACCCTCATTTTGAAGGTCATGGATTATCGACCATTCCATGCAAGTCGGCACTTTGGTTAAACCATAAAGGAGAACGCATAGGCCCGAAACCACTCGTCACAGGTTTTGATACCCACGCGTTATGCCAACGAGTTGCAGAACAAGAAAAACCTTGGACATGGCACCTTCTTAACTGGCGCATTGCCATCAAAGAATTTGCGATTTCTGGTGCAGAGCACAACCAGCGAATTCGTGATAAACAATTTATTCGTTTCGTAAAAGACCTACTACTAGGCAATCAAAACCTGATCAAACAAATGGCCAGTGAAAGTGCGGACTTTTTGGTCGATGACACCCTAGAAGGACTGTCAGGTAAAATGAATGCCCTGACCAGCTCTCTCGACATTGACCCAACGGTATTGCAAGCCACCGTCGACGAGTTTGATGCCAATTTTGACAAGGGTAACCAGCTGGAAAATGATGACCAAATTCGCAGTATTCTTCATGCCAGACAATGGGGGCCAGACAAGCTTCGTACCTGCAAACCCGCACCACTACAAAAGTCAGGAGCCGGCCCTTTTATCGCTATTCGTATGCAACTGATCACCCGAAAAAGCTTGGGTGGTTTATGTACCGACCTCGATTGCAAAGTGTTAGACAGAGAAGACCAACCAATCGCCGGATTATATTGTGTCGGCGAAGCAGCCGGCTTTGGTGGAGGTGGCTCAAATGGCAAGCGGTCATTAGAAGGGACTTTCTTACCAGGCTGTATTATGACAGCCCGTAGCGCCGCCCGTTCAATCATTAGCGACAGCGTTTCAGCGACGAATTTATAG